The Desulforegula conservatrix Mb1Pa nucleotide sequence TCGGCAATGCCGATTTTCTTATCAATGTCACCTATGTGATAATGCTTGGCGTAATCGGTGGATATATGTTTTTCGAGAGTATCCAGTCCATGAGAAAATCATCTGCTGAGCCTGTTATGAAAAAAAAGAAGGAGTCTTTTTTGGGCAACGTGATCAAAAATCTGCCAGGACAAATGGATTTTACGAGATCAGGCGTAAAGATGTCCCTTGTGATACCACTCTTTCTCGGAGTTCTGGTTGGAATCCTTGCCGCAATCATGGGGGTTGGAGGCGGATTCATCATGGTTCCTGTAATGGTCTATATACTTCGTATGCCAATGCATGTCGTTGTTGGAACAAGTCTTTTCCAGATTCTTTTCACATGTATAAACGTAACTGTGATGCAGGCTTGGAAGAATCATTCTGTCGATTTTGTTCTTGCCCTTCTTCTTCTTCTTGGGTCTGCCATCGGCGCCCAGATAGGCGCAAAGATAGGCAAAAAACTGAAGGCAGATCAGCTCAAGATTCTCCTTGCATCCCTTGTTCTTGTTGTAATGGTCAAGATGCTTTTCCAGCTCCTGGCAACACCTGATATACTGCTTTCTTACACAGGAGGACATTCATAGATGAAGATCAGAATCACCGCCTTAGTTTTTATGATGATTATGGCCATCGCATTTCAGGCTTTTGCCGGGACTGAAGCCAAATTAGAAGTGGGCGCTAAGCTTATTGACATAAATACTTTCTATAACGGCACAAGTTTGAAGGTGTCGGGCTCGGTTCCCGAAGGCTGCGAAGCTGTTCTAAGGTTCGTAGGCAGTTCCTCGGAGCTTCATATGAAGGAAAAAGGAAAGGCAATGGGAGTTTTGTGGATGAACCTGAACTCTCTTACGTTCAAGAATGTTCCAGGAGTTTTTCTTGTAAACACTTCTGAAACATTTTCCAAGTCCGATGAAAATTATGGAACAATGAAAAAAATCGGTCTTTCCAGCCTCAGGGATTCAATCGGAGTTGAAGCTGACAAGACAGACAAAACCCTTGCCGTTGATGAGCTTCTCAAATTGAAACAGCAGGAAGGGCTTTATAATGAAGTCTCCGGCAATATTCTTTATTTGCCGGGCATGGCAGGACAGAAAGCATTCAAGGCAGAAATCAGCGTTCCGTCACGACTCTTGCCTGGAGAATATTCCATTGAACTTTTAGCCGTTCAGGACGGGCAGATTGTCTCCCAGGCAAAGCAGAATATTACTGCTGGTCTGAGCGGTTTTCCAAAATTGATGTCAAGCCTCGCATTCGGGAATTCACTTCTTTACGGTGTTCTTGCAACTGTGATTGCTATTTTTTCAGGTCTCGGCATAGGCATGGTCTTTCAGAGCAAGGGGGCGCATTAGTAACGCTCCTTATAATTAATCATAAGTAAACCCCCGGCTCTGCCGGTGGACTCACAGAGTTTGACAGATCCTGGAATAAGAAGAAGTCTCCAATAACTGAACCGCCTAAAGTTCAAGTTAAAG carries:
- a CDS encoding sulfite exporter TauE/SafE family protein, which translates into the protein MGIPLHLYLPIAGNSVNILAILGLGGAVGLLSGIFGVGGGFLMTPLLIMLGIPPTVAAASDSNQIVGASTSGTVAHLKLGNVDIRMGILLLIGGVLGGTVGVYVIKFLKQLGNADFLINVTYVIMLGVIGGYMFFESIQSMRKSSAEPVMKKKKESFLGNVIKNLPGQMDFTRSGVKMSLVIPLFLGVLVGILAAIMGVGGGFIMVPVMVYILRMPMHVVVGTSLFQILFTCINVTVMQAWKNHSVDFVLALLLLLGSAIGAQIGAKIGKKLKADQLKILLASLVLVVMVKMLFQLLATPDILLSYTGGHS
- a CDS encoding TIGR02186 family protein, giving the protein MKIRITALVFMMIMAIAFQAFAGTEAKLEVGAKLIDINTFYNGTSLKVSGSVPEGCEAVLRFVGSSSELHMKEKGKAMGVLWMNLNSLTFKNVPGVFLVNTSETFSKSDENYGTMKKIGLSSLRDSIGVEADKTDKTLAVDELLKLKQQEGLYNEVSGNILYLPGMAGQKAFKAEISVPSRLLPGEYSIELLAVQDGQIVSQAKQNITAGLSGFPKLMSSLAFGNSLLYGVLATVIAIFSGLGIGMVFQSKGAH